One window of the Bos indicus isolate NIAB-ARS_2022 breed Sahiwal x Tharparkar chromosome 15, NIAB-ARS_B.indTharparkar_mat_pri_1.0, whole genome shotgun sequence genome contains the following:
- the MADD gene encoding MAP kinase-activating death domain protein isoform X14, protein MVQKKKSCPRLLDYLVIVGARHPSSDSVAQTPELLRRYPLEDHSEFPLPPDVVFFCQPEGCLSVRQRRMTLRDDTSFVFTLTDKDTGVTRYGICVNFYRSFQKRVPKEKGEAGPGSRGKEGPRAPFVSEEVGPKTSESGPSLQPPSADSTPDVSQSPRARRRAKAGSRSRNSTLTSLCVLSHYPFFSTFRECLYTLKRLVDCCSERLLGKKLGLPRGIQRDTMWRIFTGSLLVEEKSSALLHDLREIEAWIYRLLRSPVPVSGQKRVDIEVLPQELQQALTFALPDPSRFTLVDFPLHLPLELLGVDACLQVLTCILLEHKVVLQSRDYNALSMSVMAFVAMIYPLEYMFPVIPLLPTCMASAEQLLLAPTPYIIGVPASFFLYKLDFKMPDDVWLVDLDSNRVIAPTNAEVLPILPEPESLELKKHLKQALASMSLNTQPILNLEKFHEGQEIPLLLGRPSNDLQSTPSTEFNPLIYGNDVDSVDVATRVAMVRFFNSPNVLQGFQMHTRTLRLFPRPVVAFQAGSFLASRPRQTPFAEKLARTQAVEYFGEWILNPTNYAFQRIHNNMFDPALIGDKPKWYAHQLQPIHYRVYDSGSQLAEALSVPPERDSDSDPTDDSGSDSMDYDDSSSSYSSLGDFVSEMMKCDINGDTPNVDPLTHAALGDASEVAIEELQNQKEAEEPGPDGESSQENPPLRSSPSTTVSSSPSTIIHGASSEPVDSAETDDKAAGGVPKSVPTVPPGMGKCSMDRHQTETGEGSVRQRASDSPCLQPQCGFPPEEDDEQGESYTPRFSQHVSGHRAQKLLRPSSLKLASDSDAESDSRASSPTSTVSSNSTEGFGGIMSLASSLYRNHSTSFSLSNLTLPTKGAREKSTPFPSLKVFGLNTLMEIVTEAGPGSGEGHRRALVDQKSSVIKHSPTVKREPPSPQGRASNSSENQQFLKEVVHSVLDGQGVGWLNMKKVRRLLESEQLRVFVLSKLNRTVQSEDEARQDVIPDVEISRKVYKGMLDLLKCTVLSLEQSFAHAGLGGMASIFGLLEIAQTHYYSKEPDKRKRSPTESISTPVGKDPGLAGRGDPKAMAQLRVPQLGPLAPSAPGKSPKELDTRSLKEENFVASIGPEVIKPTFDLGETDEKKSQVSADSGVSLTSGSQRTDPDSVISVSPAVMIRSSSQDSEVSNSSGETLGADSDLSSSAGDGPGGEGSAYLAGSRGTLSDSEIETNSATSAIFGKAHSLKPSVKEKLVGSPVRFSEDVSQRVYLYEGLLGKERSTLWDQMQFWEDAFLDAVMLEREGMGMDQGPQEMIDRYLSLGEHDRKRLEDDEDRLLATLLHNLISYMLLMKVNKNDIRKKVRRLMGKSHIGLVYSQQINEVLDQLANLNGRDLSIRSSGSRHMKKQTFVVHAGTDTNGDIFFMEVCDDCVVLRSNIGTVYERWWYEKLINMTYCPKTKVLCLWRRNGSETQLNKFYTKKCRELYYCVKDSMERAAARQQSIKPGPELGGEFPVQDMKTGEGGLLQVTLEGINLKFMHNQVFIELNHIKKCNTVRGVFVLEEFVPEIKEVVSHKYKTPMAHEICYSVLCLFSYVAAVRSSEEDLRTPPRPVSS, encoded by the exons ATGGTGCAAAAGAAGAAGTCCTGTCCTCGGTTACTTGACTACCTGGTGATCGTAGGGGCCAG GCACCCGAGCAGTGACAGTGTGGCCCAGACTCCGGAACTGCTACGGCGGTACCCACTAGAGGACCACTCGGAGTTTCCCCTGCCCCCGGATGTCGTGTTCTTCTGCCAGCCGGAGGGCTGCCTGAGCGTGCGGCAGCGGCGCATGACCCTGCGGGATGACACCTCTTTTGTCTTCACCCTCACGGACAAGGACACTGGTGTCACCCGATATGGCATCTGCGTCAACTTCTACCGCTCCTTCCAAAAGCGCGTGCCTAAGGAAAAGGGGGAGGCCGGGCCAGGGTCCCGGGGGAAGGAAGGGCCCCGAGCCCCCTTCGTCTCCGAGGAGGTGGGCCCCAAGACCTCGGAGAGCGGCCCATCCCTGCAGCCGCCCAGTGCCGACTCCACCCCAGACGTGAGCCAGTCTCCGCGGGCCAGACGCCGGGCCAAGGCGGGGAGCCGGTCCCGCAACAGCACGCTGACGTCCCTGTGCGTGCTCAGCCACTACCCCTTCTTCTCTACCTTCCGAGAGTGTCTGTACACCCTCAAGCGTCTGGTGGACTGCTGCAGCGAGCGCCTGCTGGGCAAGAAACTGGGCCTCCCTCGAGGCATACAGAG GGACACCATGTGGCGAATCTTTACTGGATCGTTGTTAGTGGAGGAGAAGTCAAGTGCCCTGCTGCACGACCTCCGGGAGATTGAGGCCTGGATCTACCGGTTGCTGCGCTCCCCGGTACCTGTCTCGGGGCAGAAGCGAGTGGACATTGAGGTCCTGCCCCAGGAGCTCCAGCAGGCTCTGACCTTTGCTCTCCCAGACCCCTCTCGATTCACCCTAGTGGACTTCCCGCTGCACCTCCCCCTGGAGCTTCTGGGTGTGGACGCCTGTCTACAGGTGCTCACCTGCATCCTGTTAGAGCACAAG GTTGTGCTCCAGTCCCGAGACTACAATGCACTCTCCATGTCCGTGATGGCCTTTGTGGCGATGATCTACCCCTTGGAGTATATGTTTCCTGTTATCCCACTGCTGCCCACCTGCATGGCATCAGCAGAACAG CTGCTCTTGGCTCCAACACCATACATCATCGGAGTCCCTGCCAGCTTCTTCCTCTACAAACTGGACTTCAAAATGCCTGATGACGTGTGGCTAGTAGATCTGGACAGCAATAGG GTGATTGCCCCCACTAATGCGGAAGTGCTGCCTATCCTGCCAGAGCCGGAATCGTTAGAGTTGAAGAAGCATTTGAAGCAG GCCCTCGCCAGCATGAGTCTCAACACCCAACCCATCCTCAATCTGGAGAAATTCCACGAGGGCCAGGAGATCCCCCTTCTCCTGGGAAGGCCTTCTAATGACCTGCAGTCCACACCTTCCACCGAGTTCAACCCGCTCATCTACGGCAATGATGTGGATTCGGTGGATGTTGCAACCAG AGTGGCCATGGTCCGTTTCTTCAACTCCCCCAACGTGCTGCAGGGCTTTCAGATGCACACACGTACCCTACGTCTCTTCCCCCGGCCCGTGGTGGCTTTCCAAGCCGGCTCCTTTTTAGCCTCACGCCCCCGGCAGACTCCTTTCGCCGAGAAACTGGCCAGGACTCAGGCCGTGGAGTACTTTGGAGAATGGATCCTGAACCCCACCAACTACGCCTTCCAGCGGATTCACAACA ACATGTTCGATCCAGCTCTGATTGGCGACAAGCCCAAGTGGTATGCCCACCAGCTGCAGCCCATTCACTATCGAGTGTATGACAGTGGTTCCCAACTGGCCGAGGCGCTGAGCGTGCCGCCCGAGCGAGACTCTGACTCTGACCCAACTGACGACAG TGGGAGTGACAGCATGGATTATGACGATTCAAGCTCTTCTTACTCTTCCCTTGGTGACTTTGTCAGCGAGATGATGAAATGCGATATCAACGGTGATACTCCTA ACGTGGACCCTCTGACGCACGCGGCACTGGGAGATGCCAGCGAGGTGGCGATTGAGGAGCTGCAGAAccagaaggaggcagaggaaccCGGCCCGGATGGCGAGAGCTCTCAGGAAAACCCGCCCCTGCGCTCCAGCCCCAGCACCACTGTGAGCAGTAGCCCCAGCACCATTATCCACGGCGCCAGCTCT GAACCTGTTGACTCAGCAGAGACCGACGATAAGGCGGCAGGAGGCGTCCCCAAGTCCGTACCCACCGTGCCTCCCGGCATGGGCAAGTGCAGCATGGACAGGCATCAGACAGAAACCGGAGAGGGGTCAGTGCGCCAGCGAGCCTCTGACAGCCCGTGCCTCCAGCCCCAGTGTGGCTTTCCCCCTGAGGAAGACGATGAGCAGGGTGAAAGTTACACCCCCCGATTCAGCCAGCATGTCAGTGGCCATCG GGCTCAAAAGCTGCTGCGGCCCAGCAGCTTGAAGCTGGCAAGTGACTCAGACGCAGAGTCGGACTCTCGAGCGAGCTCGCCCACCTCCACTGTCTCCAGCAACAGCACGGAGGGCTTCGGGGGCATCATGTCTTTGGCCA GCAGCCTGTATCGGAACCACAGCACCAGCTTCAGCCTTTCGAACCTCACACTGCCCACCAAAGGAGCCCGAGAGAAGAGCACGCCCTTCCCCAGTCTGAAAG TATTTGGGCTAAATACTCTAATGGAGATTGTTACTGAAGCCGGCCCCGGGAGTGGTGAAG GGCACAGGCGGGCGTTGGTGGACCAGAAGTCGTCCGTCATTAAACACAGCCCGACCGTGAAGAGAGAGCCCCCGTCACCCCAGGGCCGAGCCAGCAACTCTAG TGAGAACCAGCAGTTCCTGAAGGAGGTGGTGCACAGCGTGCTGGACGGCCAGGGCGTCGGCTGGCTCAACATGAAGAAGGTGCGGCGGCTGCTGGAGAGCGAGCAGCTGCGCGTCTTCGTCCTGAGCAAGCTGAACCGCACGGTGCAGTCCGAGGACGAGGCCCGGCAGGATGTCATCCCCGACGTG GAGATCAGCCGGAAGGTGTACAAGGGCATGTTGGATCTGCTCAAGTGCACAGTCCTCAGTCTGGAGCAGTCCTTTGCCCACGCTGGCCTGGGTGGCATGGCCAGCATCTTCGGGCTTCTGGAGATCGCCCAGACCCACTACTACAGTAAAG AACCAGACAAGCGGAAGAGAAGTCCCACAGAGAGCATCAGTACACCAGTCGGCAAGGATCCTGGCCTGGCTGGGCGGGGGGACCCAAAGGCCATGGCACAGCTGAGGGTCCCCCAGCTGGGACCTCTGGCACCGAGTGCCCCAGGAAAGAgtcccaaagaactggacacCAGAAGTCTAAAGGAAGAGAACTTTGTGGCATCTATCG GGCCTGAAGTAATCAAACCCACCTTTGACCTTGGTGAGACCGACGAGAAAAAGTCCCAGGTCAGCGCAGACAGTGGTGTGAGCCTGACATCTGGTTCCCAG AGGACCGATCCAGACTCTGTCATCAGTGTGAGTCCCGCTGTGATGATCCGAAGCTCAAGTCAGGACTCTGAA GTGAGCAACAGCTCCGGAGAGACCCTGGGAGCAGACAGCGACCTCAGCAGCAGTGCGGGTGATGGCCCAGGCGGCGAGGGCAGCGCCTACTTGGCAGGCTCTCGAGGCACCTTGTCTGACAGCGAGATCGAGACCAACTCTGCCACCAGTGCCATCTTT GGTAAAGCCCATAGCTTGAAGCCAAGTGTGAAGGAGAAGCTGGTGGGCAGCCCAGTTCGCTTTTCTGAAGACGTCAGCCAGCGAGTCTACCTCTACGAGGGACTCCTAG GCAAAGAGCGTTCTACTTTATGGGACCAAATGCAGTTCTGGGAAGACGCGTTCTTAGATGCCGTGATGTTGGAGAGAGAAGGAATGGGCATGGACCAGGGTCCCCAGGAAATGATAGACAG GTACCTGTCCCTGGGAGAACACGACCGGAAGCGCCTGGAGGACGATGAAGACCGTCTGCTGGCCACACTCTTGCACAACCTCATCTCGTACATGCTGCTGATGAAG GTAAATAAGAATGACATCCGGAAGAAGGTGAGGCGCCTGATGGGAAAGTCCCATATTGGGCTTGTGTACAGTCAGCAAATCAATGAAGTCCTTGACCAGCTGGCCAACCTG AATGGACGCGATCTCTCCATCCGGTCCAGTGGCAGCCGGCACATGAAGAAGCAGACATTCGTGGTACATGCAGGGACAGACACGAATGGAGATATCTTTTTCATGGAG GTGTGTGACGACTGCGTGGTGCTGCGCAGTAACATCGGGACGGTGTACGAGCGCTGGTGGTACGAGAAACTCATCAACATGACCTACTGCCCCAAGACCAAGGTGCTGTGCTTGTGGCGCAGAAATGGCTCCGAGACCCAGCTCAACAAGTTCTATACTAAGAAG TGTCGGGAGCTGTACTACTGCGTGAAGGACAGCATGGAGCGCGCCGCCGCCCGCCAGCAGAGCATCAAGCCGG GGCCGGAATTGGGTGGCGAGTTCCCCGTGCAGGACATGAAGACTGGCGAGGGGGGCTTGCTGCAGGTCACCCTCGAAGGGATCAACCTCAAGTTCATGCACAACCAG
- the MADD gene encoding MAP kinase-activating death domain protein isoform X46 translates to MVQKKKSCPRLLDYLVIVGARHPSSDSVAQTPELLRRYPLEDHSEFPLPPDVVFFCQPEGCLSVRQRRMTLRDDTSFVFTLTDKDTGVTRYGICVNFYRSFQKRVPKEKGEAGPGSRGKEGPRAPFVSEEVGPKTSESGPSLQPPSADSTPDVSQSPRARRRAKAGSRSRNSTLTSLCVLSHYPFFSTFRECLYTLKRLVDCCSERLLGKKLGLPRGIQRDTMWRIFTGSLLVEEKSSALLHDLREIEAWIYRLLRSPVPVSGQKRVDIEVLPQELQQALTFALPDPSRFTLVDFPLHLPLELLGVDACLQVLTCILLEHKVVLQSRDYNALSMSVMAFVAMIYPLEYMFPVIPLLPTCMASAEQLLLAPTPYIIGVPASFFLYKLDFKMPDDVWLVDLDSNRVIAPTNAEVLPILPEPESLELKKHLKQALASMSLNTQPILNLEKFHEGQEIPLLLGRPSNDLQSTPSTEFNPLIYGNDVDSVDVATRVAMVRFFNSPNVLQGFQMHTRTLRLFPRPVVAFQAGSFLASRPRQTPFAEKLARTQAVEYFGEWILNPTNYAFQRIHNNMFDPALIGDKPKWYAHQLQPIHYRVYDSGSQLAEALSVPPERDSDSDPTDDSGSDSMDYDDSSSSYSSLGDFVSEMMKCDINGDTPNVDPLTHAALGDASEVAIEELQNQKEAEEPGPDGESSQENPPLRSSPSTTVSSSPSTIIHGASSEPVDSAETDDKAAGGVPKSVPTVPPGMGKCSMDRHQTETGEGAQKLLRPSSLKLASDSDAESDSRASSPTSTVSSNSTEGFGGIMSLASSLYRNHSTSFSLSNLTLPTKGAREKSTPFPSLKVFGLNTLMEIVTEAGPGSGEGHRRALVDQKSSVIKHSPTVKREPPSPQGRASNSSENQQFLKEVVHSVLDGQGVGWLNMKKVRRLLESEQLRVFVLSKLNRTVQSEDEARQDVIPDVEISRKVYKGMLDLLKCTVLSLEQSFAHAGLGGMASIFGLLEIAQTHYYSKEPDKRKRSPTESISTPVGKDPGLAGRGDPKAMAQLRVPQLGPLAPSAPGKSPKELDTRSLKEENFVASIGPEVIKPTFDLGETDEKKSQVSADSGVSLTSGSQRTDPDSVISVSPAVMIRSSSQDSEVSNSSGETLGADSDLSSSAGDGPGGEGSAYLAGSRGTLSDSEIETNSATSAIFGKAHSLKPSVKEKLVGSPVRFSEDVSQRVYLYEGLLGRDKGSMWDQLEDAAMETFSISKERSTLWDQMQFWEDAFLDAVMLEREGMGMDQGPQEMIDRYLSLGEHDRKRLEDDEDRLLATLLHNLISYMLLMKVNKNDIRKKVRRLMGKSHIGLVYSQQINEVLDQLANLNGRDLSIRSSGSRHMKKQTFVVHAGTDTNGDIFFMEVCDDCVVLRSNIGTVYERWWYEKLINMTYCPKTKVLCLWRRNGSETQLNKFYTKKCRELYYCVKDSMERAAARQQSIKPGPELGGEFPVQDMKTGEGGLLQVTLEGINLKFMHNQFLKLKKW, encoded by the exons ATGGTGCAAAAGAAGAAGTCCTGTCCTCGGTTACTTGACTACCTGGTGATCGTAGGGGCCAG GCACCCGAGCAGTGACAGTGTGGCCCAGACTCCGGAACTGCTACGGCGGTACCCACTAGAGGACCACTCGGAGTTTCCCCTGCCCCCGGATGTCGTGTTCTTCTGCCAGCCGGAGGGCTGCCTGAGCGTGCGGCAGCGGCGCATGACCCTGCGGGATGACACCTCTTTTGTCTTCACCCTCACGGACAAGGACACTGGTGTCACCCGATATGGCATCTGCGTCAACTTCTACCGCTCCTTCCAAAAGCGCGTGCCTAAGGAAAAGGGGGAGGCCGGGCCAGGGTCCCGGGGGAAGGAAGGGCCCCGAGCCCCCTTCGTCTCCGAGGAGGTGGGCCCCAAGACCTCGGAGAGCGGCCCATCCCTGCAGCCGCCCAGTGCCGACTCCACCCCAGACGTGAGCCAGTCTCCGCGGGCCAGACGCCGGGCCAAGGCGGGGAGCCGGTCCCGCAACAGCACGCTGACGTCCCTGTGCGTGCTCAGCCACTACCCCTTCTTCTCTACCTTCCGAGAGTGTCTGTACACCCTCAAGCGTCTGGTGGACTGCTGCAGCGAGCGCCTGCTGGGCAAGAAACTGGGCCTCCCTCGAGGCATACAGAG GGACACCATGTGGCGAATCTTTACTGGATCGTTGTTAGTGGAGGAGAAGTCAAGTGCCCTGCTGCACGACCTCCGGGAGATTGAGGCCTGGATCTACCGGTTGCTGCGCTCCCCGGTACCTGTCTCGGGGCAGAAGCGAGTGGACATTGAGGTCCTGCCCCAGGAGCTCCAGCAGGCTCTGACCTTTGCTCTCCCAGACCCCTCTCGATTCACCCTAGTGGACTTCCCGCTGCACCTCCCCCTGGAGCTTCTGGGTGTGGACGCCTGTCTACAGGTGCTCACCTGCATCCTGTTAGAGCACAAG GTTGTGCTCCAGTCCCGAGACTACAATGCACTCTCCATGTCCGTGATGGCCTTTGTGGCGATGATCTACCCCTTGGAGTATATGTTTCCTGTTATCCCACTGCTGCCCACCTGCATGGCATCAGCAGAACAG CTGCTCTTGGCTCCAACACCATACATCATCGGAGTCCCTGCCAGCTTCTTCCTCTACAAACTGGACTTCAAAATGCCTGATGACGTGTGGCTAGTAGATCTGGACAGCAATAGG GTGATTGCCCCCACTAATGCGGAAGTGCTGCCTATCCTGCCAGAGCCGGAATCGTTAGAGTTGAAGAAGCATTTGAAGCAG GCCCTCGCCAGCATGAGTCTCAACACCCAACCCATCCTCAATCTGGAGAAATTCCACGAGGGCCAGGAGATCCCCCTTCTCCTGGGAAGGCCTTCTAATGACCTGCAGTCCACACCTTCCACCGAGTTCAACCCGCTCATCTACGGCAATGATGTGGATTCGGTGGATGTTGCAACCAG AGTGGCCATGGTCCGTTTCTTCAACTCCCCCAACGTGCTGCAGGGCTTTCAGATGCACACACGTACCCTACGTCTCTTCCCCCGGCCCGTGGTGGCTTTCCAAGCCGGCTCCTTTTTAGCCTCACGCCCCCGGCAGACTCCTTTCGCCGAGAAACTGGCCAGGACTCAGGCCGTGGAGTACTTTGGAGAATGGATCCTGAACCCCACCAACTACGCCTTCCAGCGGATTCACAACA ACATGTTCGATCCAGCTCTGATTGGCGACAAGCCCAAGTGGTATGCCCACCAGCTGCAGCCCATTCACTATCGAGTGTATGACAGTGGTTCCCAACTGGCCGAGGCGCTGAGCGTGCCGCCCGAGCGAGACTCTGACTCTGACCCAACTGACGACAG TGGGAGTGACAGCATGGATTATGACGATTCAAGCTCTTCTTACTCTTCCCTTGGTGACTTTGTCAGCGAGATGATGAAATGCGATATCAACGGTGATACTCCTA ACGTGGACCCTCTGACGCACGCGGCACTGGGAGATGCCAGCGAGGTGGCGATTGAGGAGCTGCAGAAccagaaggaggcagaggaaccCGGCCCGGATGGCGAGAGCTCTCAGGAAAACCCGCCCCTGCGCTCCAGCCCCAGCACCACTGTGAGCAGTAGCCCCAGCACCATTATCCACGGCGCCAGCTCT GAACCTGTTGACTCAGCAGAGACCGACGATAAGGCGGCAGGAGGCGTCCCCAAGTCCGTACCCACCGTGCCTCCCGGCATGGGCAAGTGCAGCATGGACAGGCATCAGACAGAAACCGGAGAGGG GGCTCAAAAGCTGCTGCGGCCCAGCAGCTTGAAGCTGGCAAGTGACTCAGACGCAGAGTCGGACTCTCGAGCGAGCTCGCCCACCTCCACTGTCTCCAGCAACAGCACGGAGGGCTTCGGGGGCATCATGTCTTTGGCCA GCAGCCTGTATCGGAACCACAGCACCAGCTTCAGCCTTTCGAACCTCACACTGCCCACCAAAGGAGCCCGAGAGAAGAGCACGCCCTTCCCCAGTCTGAAAG TATTTGGGCTAAATACTCTAATGGAGATTGTTACTGAAGCCGGCCCCGGGAGTGGTGAAG GGCACAGGCGGGCGTTGGTGGACCAGAAGTCGTCCGTCATTAAACACAGCCCGACCGTGAAGAGAGAGCCCCCGTCACCCCAGGGCCGAGCCAGCAACTCTAG TGAGAACCAGCAGTTCCTGAAGGAGGTGGTGCACAGCGTGCTGGACGGCCAGGGCGTCGGCTGGCTCAACATGAAGAAGGTGCGGCGGCTGCTGGAGAGCGAGCAGCTGCGCGTCTTCGTCCTGAGCAAGCTGAACCGCACGGTGCAGTCCGAGGACGAGGCCCGGCAGGATGTCATCCCCGACGTG GAGATCAGCCGGAAGGTGTACAAGGGCATGTTGGATCTGCTCAAGTGCACAGTCCTCAGTCTGGAGCAGTCCTTTGCCCACGCTGGCCTGGGTGGCATGGCCAGCATCTTCGGGCTTCTGGAGATCGCCCAGACCCACTACTACAGTAAAG AACCAGACAAGCGGAAGAGAAGTCCCACAGAGAGCATCAGTACACCAGTCGGCAAGGATCCTGGCCTGGCTGGGCGGGGGGACCCAAAGGCCATGGCACAGCTGAGGGTCCCCCAGCTGGGACCTCTGGCACCGAGTGCCCCAGGAAAGAgtcccaaagaactggacacCAGAAGTCTAAAGGAAGAGAACTTTGTGGCATCTATCG GGCCTGAAGTAATCAAACCCACCTTTGACCTTGGTGAGACCGACGAGAAAAAGTCCCAGGTCAGCGCAGACAGTGGTGTGAGCCTGACATCTGGTTCCCAG AGGACCGATCCAGACTCTGTCATCAGTGTGAGTCCCGCTGTGATGATCCGAAGCTCAAGTCAGGACTCTGAA GTGAGCAACAGCTCCGGAGAGACCCTGGGAGCAGACAGCGACCTCAGCAGCAGTGCGGGTGATGGCCCAGGCGGCGAGGGCAGCGCCTACTTGGCAGGCTCTCGAGGCACCTTGTCTGACAGCGAGATCGAGACCAACTCTGCCACCAGTGCCATCTTT GGTAAAGCCCATAGCTTGAAGCCAAGTGTGAAGGAGAAGCTGGTGGGCAGCCCAGTTCGCTTTTCTGAAGACGTCAGCCAGCGAGTCTACCTCTACGAGGGACTCCTAG GAAGGGACAAAGGATCGATGTGGGACCAGTTAGAGGACGCTGCTATGGAGACCTTTTCTATAA GCAAAGAGCGTTCTACTTTATGGGACCAAATGCAGTTCTGGGAAGACGCGTTCTTAGATGCCGTGATGTTGGAGAGAGAAGGAATGGGCATGGACCAGGGTCCCCAGGAAATGATAGACAG GTACCTGTCCCTGGGAGAACACGACCGGAAGCGCCTGGAGGACGATGAAGACCGTCTGCTGGCCACACTCTTGCACAACCTCATCTCGTACATGCTGCTGATGAAG GTAAATAAGAATGACATCCGGAAGAAGGTGAGGCGCCTGATGGGAAAGTCCCATATTGGGCTTGTGTACAGTCAGCAAATCAATGAAGTCCTTGACCAGCTGGCCAACCTG AATGGACGCGATCTCTCCATCCGGTCCAGTGGCAGCCGGCACATGAAGAAGCAGACATTCGTGGTACATGCAGGGACAGACACGAATGGAGATATCTTTTTCATGGAG GTGTGTGACGACTGCGTGGTGCTGCGCAGTAACATCGGGACGGTGTACGAGCGCTGGTGGTACGAGAAACTCATCAACATGACCTACTGCCCCAAGACCAAGGTGCTGTGCTTGTGGCGCAGAAATGGCTCCGAGACCCAGCTCAACAAGTTCTATACTAAGAAG TGTCGGGAGCTGTACTACTGCGTGAAGGACAGCATGGAGCGCGCCGCCGCCCGCCAGCAGAGCATCAAGCCGG GGCCGGAATTGGGTGGCGAGTTCCCCGTGCAGGACATGAAGACTGGCGAGGGGGGCTTGCTGCAGGTCACCCTCGAAGGGATCAACCTCAAGTTCATGCACAACCAG